The following DNA comes from Chryseobacterium viscerum.
ATGAAATAGTGTATTTTTGAAATAATGGATTTTCCTGTAACTTTTCATATTTTCGGTAAAACAATCCTTGCACATCCTCTTTTTGAGGCTGGCGGAATGTTTTTGGGGATGAGATATTATTTTTATCTGAAACGCAAGTCCAAAGAAAAGCTTTCTTTCAATACCTCTGCTGCCGTTTTGATAGGAGCTACTGCCGGCGCTTTGATAGGGTCCAAGCTGATTGGCAATCTGGAAAGTCCTTATACGCTATTTGAGAATTTTAGTATTAAAAAATTTTGGTCAAATAATACCATTGTCGGAGGTCTGGCCTTTGGCTTACTCGGTGTGGAGCTTGCCAAGAAGATTGTACATCATAAAGAAAGTACTGGAGATCTTATTGTCTTTCCTTTGATGTTTGCCATTATTATAGGCAGGATAGGG
Coding sequences within:
- a CDS encoding prolipoprotein diacylglyceryl transferase, with the protein product MDFPVTFHIFGKTILAHPLFEAGGMFLGMRYYFYLKRKSKEKLSFNTSAAVLIGATAGALIGSKLIGNLESPYTLFENFSIKKFWSNNTIVGGLAFGLLGVELAKKIVHHKESTGDLIVFPLMFAIIIGRIGCFLTGIDEETYGIPTDSVFGMHLGDQYLRHPVALYEIAFLIFLWIGLKYIQNLKKYPSGFIFQLFMLSYFTFRFFLDFIKPRVEIVGNLGMIQIVCICVIIYYIYTVNTKTLYLK